The Penaeus vannamei isolate JL-2024 chromosome 39, ASM4276789v1, whole genome shotgun sequence genome window below encodes:
- the LOC113809485 gene encoding cuticle protein 7, giving the protein MNAKVLILLGVVAVAAADKLPAYSYNAPQSSFEDSVEYDDAKYDFNWAVKDSDSGNDFGHQESRDGDNTQGSYYVQLPDGRLQKVTYYVDGDNGYVADVTYEGEARYDSVESREYVAPRPVYSAPESHESVETPVYTPPRPQYAAPRRSYGFPQ; this is encoded by the exons ATGAACGCTAAG GTCCTCATCTTGTTGGGCGTGGTGGCTGTTGCGGCTGCAGATAAGCTGCCGGCCTACTCTTACAACGCACCTCAG AGCTCTTTCGAGGATTCGGTGGAGTACGATgatgccaagtacgacttcaactgggCTGTGAAGGACTccgactccggcaacgacttcggccaccaggagtcccgcgacggcgacaacactcagggatcctactacgtgcagctccccgacggccgcctgcagaaggtcacctactaCGTGGACGGCGACAACGGATACGTTGCCGACGTGacgtacgagggcgaggctcgctaTGACTCTGTGGAGTCTCGCGAATACGTGGCCCCCAGACCCGTGTACTCCGCCCCCGAGTCCCACGAGTCAGTTGAGACTCCCGTGTACACCCCACCACGACCCCAGTATGCCGCCCCCAGGCGCTCCTACGGGTTCCCTCAGTAA